One window of Pelmatolapia mariae isolate MD_Pm_ZW linkage group LG18, Pm_UMD_F_2, whole genome shotgun sequence genomic DNA carries:
- the LOC134617152 gene encoding tripartite motif-containing protein 16-like: MAQGVKLERDKLCCSICLDLLKDPVTIPCGHSYCMTCISGRLNEEDDARIYSCPQCRRIFMRRPELVKNNMLAWVVEELKKSEKKDPRGSSGPEDVACDACTDRKTKASKSCLQCLASYCEAHLQPHYDIPPLRKHRLVEASANLQENICSRHQEVMKLFCRTDQHCICYLCSKDDHKGHNKVSAAAERAERQRDLLVIQQKIQLRIEEKEKDVKAFKQEEAVINHSAANALRNTEKVFMEHIRMTEKTMSDLKEKIVSRQKAEAGRFQKTREKVEQEIAELRRKDADLQKLCQAEDHTHFLLNYSTLSRLCESREPPSIRVRRLRYFEKVTVAVSESREKLQEVLREESAKILPTVTEPNVVPLKPPEYWSQAEPKVKFQMVPMREPKIRADFLYYACQITLDPNTTNPHLALLNEDRKAVFMVDERDYPIHPERFAYTWQVLSKESLTGCHYLEVERSGKGVLVAVSYKSISRTGSFAECVFGNNDKSWALDCFKNSYEFKYNNIRTPIPGTWSSRVGVYLDHSAGVLSFYSVTDTVKLLHKVMTKFTQPLHIGLWLSDGAAAELCKLK, encoded by the coding sequence ATGGCACAAGGAGTCAAACTTGAACGAGATAAATTATGCTGCTCAATCTGTTTGGATCTTCTGAAAGATCCAGTGACTATTCCTTGTGGTCACAGCTACTGCATGACCTGCATCAGCGGTCGTTTAAATGAGGAGGATGATGCAAGAAtctacagctgccctcagtgcaggAGGATTTTTATGAGGAGACCAGAGCTGGTAAAAAATAACATGTTAGCATGGGtagtggaggagctgaagaagagtGAAAAAAAGGATCCACGTGGTTCTTCTGGTCCagaagatgtggcctgtgatgcCTGCACTGACAGGAAAACAAAAGCCTCCAAGTCCTGTCTGCAGTGTTTGGCTTCATATTGTGAGGCGCACCTCCAGCCTCACTATGATATACCTCCCTTGAGGAAACACAGGCTTGTGGAAGCAAGTGCAAATCTTCAGGAAAACATCTGCTCTCGCCATCAAGAAGTGATGAAGTTGTTCTGTCGCACCGATCAGCACTGCATCTGTTATCTCTGTTCCAAAGACGATCATAAAGGTCATAACAAAGTCTCAGCCGCAGCAGAAAGGGCTGAACGGCAGAGGGATCTGCTGGTGATTCAGCAAAAAATCCAGCTGAGGAtcgaggagaaggagaaagatgTGAAGGCTTTTAAACAGGAGGAAGCTGTGATAAATCACTCTGCTGCAAATGCACTAAGGAACACCGAGAAGGTCTTCATGGAGCACATCCGCATGACTGAGAAAACTATGTCTGATTTGAAGGAGAAGATTGTTTCGCGGCAAAAGGCCGAAGCAGGTCGGTTCCAAAAAACTCGGGAGAAAGTGGAGCAGGAGATTGCAGAGCTAAGAAGGAAGGATGCAGATTTGCAAAAGCTCTGTCAGGCTGAAGAtcacacacatttcctgttaAATTATTCCACTCTGTCCCGTCTCTGTGAATCTAGAGAACCACCCAGTATCAGAGTCCGACGTCTGCGGTACTTTGAGAAGGTTACAGTGGCTGTGTCGGagtccagagaaaaactgcaggaGGTTCTACGTGAAGAATCTGCAAAGATCTTACCAACCGTGACTGAACCAAATGTTGTACCATTAAAACCACCTGAGTACTGGTCTCAGGCAGAGCCTAAGGTCAAGTTTCAAATGGTTCCTATGCGAGAACCGAAGATCAGAGCTGATTTTTTATACTACGCATGCCAAATCACGCTGGATCCAAACACTACAAACCCCCATCTGGCATTATTAAATGAGGACAGAAAAGCAGTCTTTATGGTAGATGAACGGGATTATCCTATCCATCCAGAGAGATTTGCATACACCTGGCAGGTCCTGAGTAAAGAGAGTCTGACTGGGTGCCACTACctggaggtggagaggagcGGGAAGGGCGTTTTAGTAGCCGTCTCATACAAGAGTATCAGCAGAACGGGGAGCTTCGCTGAATGCGTGTTTGGGAACAATGACAAGTCTTGGGCTTTAGACTGTTTCAAAAATAGCTACGAATTCAAGTATAACAACATTAGAACCCCGATCCCAGGTACCTGGTCCTCCAGGGTgggagtgtacctggatcacagtGCAGGTGTTTTGTCCTTCTACAGCGTCACCGACACCGTAAAACTCCTCCACAAAGTCATGACGAAGTTCACTCAGCCGCTCCATATCGGACTTTGGCTTTCAGATGGAGCCGCCGCTGAGCTGTGCAAGCTCAAGTAG